The DNA region AACACGCGCGGTCGGACGACAACATGGATGCGTAGCCGGTATAATCCGCTTTGAGAGGGCGGACGCTGCGTCGCGCGCGGCGCGTGAACGGTGAGAACAGGCACAATGGCTGGCAGGACGCCCAAGACGTCGGCGAAGAGCGCAAGGAAGGGAGCTGCGAAGCGCGGGGCTGCAAAGCCGCGCCTGCTCGCAGGCGGCAATCCGCAGATCGCAAAGGGGTATGGTGACGCTCCGGTGCAAGCCTTTATCGCGGCGATGCCGGGGTGGAAGCGCGACGTCGGACGCAAGCTTGACGCTCTCATCGTGCGTACCATCCCCGGCGTGCACAAGGCGGTGAAATGGAACTCGCCGCTCTACGGCATCGAAGGCGATGGCTGGTTCCTCGGCATCCATGTCTTCACGCGCTATGTCAAAGTGGCATTCTTTCGCGGCGCATCGCTGCACCCGATGCCGCCGGGCGAGTCCAAGCAGCAGCACACGCGTTATCTCGATATTCATGAGAACGACGAGCTCGACGAAACCCAGTTCACCGCCTGGGTGAAGCAAGCCAGTCAATTGCCCGGCGAACGGATGTGAATGGCCACGCAGGTCAGGATCGGCGGGCAATGGCCACGACGCGCCGTCGATGCAGCCCTGCGCGCGCGAGCGTTGCCTCGCCTCGGGCATTTGGTGTTAGGCTGCACTGAAGCACGATGAATCGTCATCGTGCTTCAGGTTGTTGTCCTGGCATGATCCTCTCGGAAAAACTGCTTCGCACTTTTCCGGATCATGCTCTGGTAACGTCAGAGGGAAACGTCGATGAGCGAACACACGACGGACAAGCGCGTGCGAGAGGCGTCTCGCAGGCGGTTTCTTCAGGCGGGCGCAGCACTGGCCGGTGGCTCCGCGATATCTGGAGTTGCCGGTTCTACCGCGCTTGCCGAACAGGGGAATAATCTTCCGCCCAACGTGCCGGAATGGATGAAAGCGCCCGGCGATCCGATGGGAAGCCAGCCCTATGGCACGCCGTCGGTTCACGAGAAGGGCGTCGTCAAGAACATCTCGAAGACGCTGCCGCAATATATCTCCGCGTCGGGCCGCACGCCGTTGCAGGAGCTCGACGGCATCATCACGCCGAACGGCCTGTTCTACGAGCGCCATCATGGCGGCGTGCCGACCATCGATCCGGCCGAGCACCGGCTGATGTTGCACGGCATGGTCGATCGCCCGCTGGTGTTCACGATGGAGGACATCCGCCGCTTTCCGTCGCAGTCGCGCATCCACTTCCTCGAGTGTTCCGGCAATCCGGTCTACACCAAGCCCTACGGCAAGACGGCTTCCGACCTCGTCGGCCTGCTGAGCTGCGCGGAATGGACCGGCGTGCCGCTGAAGACGGTACTGGACGAAGCCGGCCTGCAGGCCGGCGCCAAATGGATCGTGGCCGAAGGCGCCGACGCCGCCGCGTTGACGCGCTCGATCCCGATCGAGAAGTGCCTCGACGACGCCATGCTGGTCTACAGCCAGAACGGCGAGCGGCTGCGTCCGCAGCAGGGTTATCCGCTGCGCCTGTTGCTGCCGGGCTTCGAGGGCAACATGAACGTGAAATGGCTGCGGCGGCTCAAGGTCGTCGCCGAGCCGGCGTATTCGCGCGAGGAGACCTCGAAATACACCGACCCGATGCCGGACGGTACGTCGCGCGAATTCACCTTCTACATGGAGGCCAAGTCGATCATCACGCGGCCGTCCGGCGGCCAGAAGCTGACCACGCACGGCTTTCACGAGATCACCGGGATAGCGTGGAGCGGCCACGGCAAGATCAAGAGCGTCGAGATCTCGCTCGACGAAAGCAAGAGCTGGCAGCAGGCGGAGCTGCAGGAGCCGGTGCTGACGCGCGCGCTCACGCGCTTCCGTTTGCCCTGGCACTGGGACGGCACCCCCGCAGTGATCCAGAGCCGCGCCATCGACGAGACCGGCTACGTGCAACCGACGCTCGCGGAATTGGTGGCGGTACGCGGTCTCAACTCGTTCTACCACAACAACGCGATCTGGCCCTGGCGCATCGATGCGAATGGCGAGGTGACCAATGGCCA from Bradyrhizobium sp. B124 includes:
- a CDS encoding DUF1801 domain-containing protein yields the protein MAGRTPKTSAKSARKGAAKRGAAKPRLLAGGNPQIAKGYGDAPVQAFIAAMPGWKRDVGRKLDALIVRTIPGVHKAVKWNSPLYGIEGDGWFLGIHVFTRYVKVAFFRGASLHPMPPGESKQQHTRYLDIHENDELDETQFTAWVKQASQLPGERM
- the soxC gene encoding sulfite dehydrogenase is translated as MSEHTTDKRVREASRRRFLQAGAALAGGSAISGVAGSTALAEQGNNLPPNVPEWMKAPGDPMGSQPYGTPSVHEKGVVKNISKTLPQYISASGRTPLQELDGIITPNGLFYERHHGGVPTIDPAEHRLMLHGMVDRPLVFTMEDIRRFPSQSRIHFLECSGNPVYTKPYGKTASDLVGLLSCAEWTGVPLKTVLDEAGLQAGAKWIVAEGADAAALTRSIPIEKCLDDAMLVYSQNGERLRPQQGYPLRLLLPGFEGNMNVKWLRRLKVVAEPAYSREETSKYTDPMPDGTSREFTFYMEAKSIITRPSGGQKLTTHGFHEITGIAWSGHGKIKSVEISLDESKSWQQAELQEPVLTRALTRFRLPWHWDGTPAVIQSRAIDETGYVQPTLAELVAVRGLNSFYHNNAIWPWRIDANGEVTNGQA